In the Euphorbia lathyris chromosome 5, ddEupLath1.1, whole genome shotgun sequence genome, one interval contains:
- the LOC136230488 gene encoding 3-ketoacyl-CoA synthase 19-like encodes MEFFLAMLLLFLLYIIISNLWNLYIHKRYHTCYILGYECYKATQDRTLDTQSCAKIVMRNKNLGLEERKFLLRAIVGSGIGEETYGPRNVIQGRENSPCITDGLSEFDEAAFVTLDKLFATTGISPTEIDVIVTTISTFSPAPSLTARIVNRYKMRKDIKSFNLSGMGCSGSVVAVDLVQQLFKLYDNSVAIIVSTECMGQGWYSGKEKSMMLSNILFRSGACSILLTNNGDFKHKAMLKLDHIVRTHTGAIDEAYGGCGEEEDEFGYKGFRLSKTLAKSAGQALTVNLKILLPKVLPIWEILRYVMKNPNCINLKTGINHFCIHPGGRAIIDKVGESLGLDSYDLEPARMALYRFGNTSSGGLWYVLSYMEAKKRLKKGDKVLMISLGAGFKCNSCVWEVLRNLEDANVWGDCIDYYPPKIIVNPFLEKLSWMIDESPKSVTHT; translated from the coding sequence ATGGAGTTTTTCTTGGCAATGCTGCTTCTTTTTCTCCTCTATATCATCATCTCTAACCTCTGGAACCTATATATCCATAAAAGATACCACACTTGCTATATCCTAGGCTATGAGTGCTACAAAGCCACACAAGATAGAACCCTCGACACGCAATCCTGCGCGAAAATCGTGATGCGAAACAAGAATCTCGGTCTCGAGGAACGCAAGTTTCTCCTACGTGCAATCGTTGGTTCGGGGATCGGAGAAGAAACCTACGGTCCGAGAAATGTAATTCAAGGTAGAGAAAACTCTCCTTGTATTACCGACGGATTATCCGAATTCGATGAAGCAGCTTTCGTGACACTTGATAAGCTTTTCGCGACGACAGGAATTTCTCCGACGGAAATCGACGTAATTGTGACGACTATTTCAACATTCTCCCCAGCTCCATCCCTAACGGCTCGGATAGTAAACCGTTACAAGATGAGGAAGGACATCAAAAGCTTCAATCTTTCCGGCATGGGTTGCAGTGGAAGCGTCGTGGCGGTGGATTTAGTTCAGCAACTGTTTAAGCTGTATGACAATTCGGTTGCTATTATTGTCAGCACGGAATGTATGGGCCAAGGATGGTATTCCGGGAAGGAGAAATCAATGATGCTTTCGAACATTCTATTCCGGTCAGGCGCCTGCTCGATTCTCCTAACGAACAACGGAGACTTCAAGCACAAAGCAATGCTTAAATTAGATCATATCGTCCGAACCCATACCGGAGCCATTGATGAAGCATATGGAGGTTgcggagaagaagaagatgaattcgGGTATAAGGGTTTTCGCTTGTCGAAAACCCTAGCAAAATCCGCCGGTCAAGCTTTAACGGTTAACCTAAAAATTCTGTTGCCAAAAGTGTTACCAATTTGGGAAATTCTCCGATATGTGATGAAGAACCCTAATTGTATCAATTTGAAAACCGGGATCAATCACTTTTGTATTCATCCAGGAGGAAGGGCGATCATTGACAAAGTAGGAGAAAGCTTAGGGCTTGACAGTTATGATCTTGAGCCGGCAAGAATGGCGCTTTATCGATTCGGAAACACGTCGTCCGGCGGTCTATGGTATGTTTTAAGCTACATGGAAGCTAAGAAAAGGCTGAAAAAAGGGGATAAGGTACTAATGATAAGTCTTGGAGCTGGTTTTAAGTGCAATAGTTGTGTTTGGGAGGTTTTGAGGAACTTGGAGGATGCTAATGTTTGGGGAGATTGCATAGATTATTACCCTCCAAAGATAATTGTAAACCCTTTCTTGGAGAAGCTAAGTTGGATGATTGATGAATCTCCAAAAAGTGTGACACATACATga